Proteins from a single region of Roseateles sp. XES5:
- a CDS encoding N-formylglutamate amidohydrolase, which translates to MNADQHILNSEIGGASVLEIGGRRRGLVLLCEHAGRDVPEAWNRLGLSEEYFGTHFSHDIGAADLTRALSTRLDAPAFLARYSRLFYDINRARRSWDCIRPDMGGIPVPGNENLSDAERDLRDALVRAPFDHAVLRRARKGDLLIGIHSFSRIYDGRLRETEIGVLRAAGCGRGQAMLDLLRADGRFVIGDNDPYDLRKVGPGTMSRLQAAIDAEAIILEVRNDIVDTPEGVARIAACLGETILALLSSNEGVRP; encoded by the coding sequence ATGAACGCAGATCAGCATATCCTAAATTCCGAGATCGGCGGGGCGTCGGTCCTTGAAATAGGCGGCCGCCGGCGCGGCCTCGTGCTGCTCTGCGAGCATGCCGGGCGGGACGTGCCGGAGGCATGGAACCGGCTTGGTCTCAGCGAAGAATATTTCGGCACGCATTTCTCGCACGATATCGGCGCGGCGGATCTCACCCGTGCCCTGAGCACCCGTCTCGATGCGCCGGCCTTCCTCGCCCGCTATTCCCGATTGTTCTACGACATCAATCGCGCCCGACGCTCCTGGGACTGCATTCGCCCCGACATGGGCGGCATTCCTGTGCCCGGCAACGAGAACCTCTCGGATGCCGAGCGAGACCTTCGCGACGCTTTGGTGCGCGCGCCGTTCGACCACGCGGTCCTCCGCCGCGCCCGGAAGGGCGATCTCCTCATCGGCATTCACAGTTTCTCCCGCATCTATGATGGCCGGCTGCGGGAGACGGAAATCGGCGTGTTGCGAGCGGCGGGGTGCGGGCGCGGCCAAGCCATGCTCGACCTCCTGAGGGCGGACGGCCGTTTCGTCATCGGCGACAACGACCCCTACGACCTGCGCAAGGTGGGGCCGGGCACGATGAGTCGGCTCCAGGCTGCTATCGATGCCGAGGCGATCATCCTCGAAGTGCGCAACGACATCGTCGACACGCCCGAAGGTGTGGCGAGGATTGCCGCCTGTCTTGGTGAAACGATCCTCGCACTCCTCTCTTCGAACGAGGGGGTACGCCCATGA
- a CDS encoding LysR substrate-binding domain-containing protein, protein MKFHQISAFDAVIRAGGIRAAARELGLTQSAITKAVRELEAEAGVSLLLRSARGVVLTESGQQLAARAHLLVEQMRAAQDDIRQLNTGTGGKLVIGLTPTIIETVLPEIIRRFRTRMPGVRLVIHEASLPGSLPDIRDGTFDLAVVGAGKQPAAAGDLACELLLSVEKRIALRRGHPLVGIRNPAELADAVWVLPQDPSDPVDPMHAFLLEAGLPIPPKIVECVSLPATVSIIANSDMVSALPEPLINQPHVSSRIVSLAFDLKLQPSRYWLLRRSAVPLSPAALFMCDLLRTYTKDIKG, encoded by the coding sequence ATGAAGTTCCACCAGATCAGCGCCTTCGATGCTGTGATCCGGGCCGGCGGCATCCGCGCGGCGGCACGCGAACTCGGCCTCACGCAAAGCGCCATCACCAAGGCGGTCCGCGAGCTGGAAGCCGAGGCCGGCGTCTCGCTTCTCCTGCGCAGCGCCCGCGGCGTGGTGCTCACCGAGAGCGGCCAACAGCTCGCGGCCCGCGCGCACCTCCTCGTCGAGCAGATGCGGGCTGCACAGGACGACATACGTCAACTCAATACCGGCACCGGCGGGAAGCTCGTCATCGGCCTGACGCCAACCATCATCGAGACCGTGCTGCCGGAAATCATCCGACGTTTCCGCACGCGCATGCCAGGCGTGCGGCTCGTCATCCACGAAGCCTCTTTGCCCGGCTCGCTGCCTGATATCCGCGATGGAACCTTCGATCTTGCGGTCGTCGGCGCTGGCAAGCAGCCTGCGGCGGCGGGAGACCTCGCCTGCGAGCTCCTGCTCAGCGTCGAAAAGCGCATTGCGCTACGCCGCGGTCACCCCCTGGTGGGCATCCGCAACCCGGCGGAACTGGCGGATGCCGTCTGGGTGCTGCCGCAGGATCCGAGTGATCCTGTCGATCCCATGCATGCCTTCCTGCTGGAAGCCGGGCTGCCGATACCGCCCAAGATCGTCGAGTGCGTGAGCCTTCCGGCCACAGTCTCGATCATCGCCAACAGTGACATGGTCTCAGCGCTACCCGAGCCGCTGATAAACCAACCTCACGTCTCGAGCCGCATCGTCAGCCTCGCCTTCGACCTCAAGCTCCAGCCGAGCCGCTATTGGCTGCTGCGTCGATCGGCTGTGCCGCTGTCACCGGCCGCTCTCTTCATGTGCGACCTCCTGCGCACCTACACCAAAGACATCAAGGGATAG